In Prosthecochloris sp. GSB1, the following proteins share a genomic window:
- the aac(3) gene encoding aminoglycoside 3-N-acetyltransferase codes for MDAVSAVTKSQLVNEIRKLGLTEGQTVMLHASVKSIGPIVGGPQTILEAVLEIITSSGTLVMLVGWEDNPYNIFNASIQDNIDQWPENKRLNFYETCPAFDPEHSRSDIRKMGILTEYLRTYPGSLRSRHPLGYAAVGKLAQHILKDQQWQYREGSGSPLEKLCDVGGKVFLLGAPTSTVTLIHYAENHAKIPNKKIVRYKMPILQDGEKVWKDFEEYDFINGIVPWPEDYFKSIVDEYIEKGNGVQGTVGMAQCHLFDAKDLNNFSVKWMERNFCCLEDGE; via the coding sequence ATGGATGCTGTTTCAGCAGTCACGAAAAGTCAATTGGTAAACGAAATAAGAAAGCTTGGTTTGACAGAAGGTCAAACCGTAATGCTGCATGCTTCGGTTAAAAGCATTGGCCCTATCGTAGGGGGCCCTCAAACTATACTCGAGGCTGTATTGGAGATTATAACTTCAAGCGGCACATTAGTAATGCTAGTAGGATGGGAAGATAATCCTTATAATATTTTTAACGCTTCTATTCAGGATAATATTGATCAATGGCCTGAAAATAAGCGCCTAAATTTTTATGAAACATGCCCTGCCTTTGATCCAGAGCACTCACGCTCTGATATTCGGAAAATGGGAATCCTTACAGAGTATCTGCGGACTTATCCCGGGAGCCTTCGCAGTCGCCATCCTCTCGGATATGCAGCTGTGGGAAAATTGGCACAACATATTCTAAAAGATCAGCAATGGCAATATCGTGAAGGATCGGGGTCCCCCCTTGAAAAATTGTGCGATGTCGGAGGAAAAGTATTTCTCCTTGGGGCTCCAACTAGCACGGTTACACTCATTCATTATGCGGAAAACCATGCAAAAATTCCAAACAAAAAAATTGTTCGTTATAAAATGCCAATTCTCCAAGACGGTGAAAAAGTATGGAAAGATTTTGAGGAATATGATTTTATAAACGGGATCGTCCCATGGCCTGAAGATTACTTTAAAAGCATTGTTGATGAATATATTGAAAAAGGCAATGGGGTTCAAGGTACTGTGGGAATGGCCCAATGCCATTTGTTTGATGCAAAAGATTTAAATAACTTTAGCGTAAAATGGATGGAACGTAATTTCTGTTGCTTGGAGGATGGGGAATAA
- a CDS encoding HAD family hydrolase yields the protein MVKKTICHQTQKTQSRYRVISFDFDHTLTIGVSAMEHFALCHGVEAAVAEAEADFRSGAINTQQFTDRTAALLSGVQAETIDSYMHSIPLVKECAELIQEMKELGLRVILNTIGYRQLLAPIAHRLGVDAFSGVELCEADGAITGVVGKYFPLHEKILFAERHAVEMGGGLKNVIAVGDGLSDLPIFEAVGASIAFNADPMTEAQATAVAHGDHCDVLRARLIEFVQGQP from the coding sequence ATGGTGAAAAAGACTATCTGCCATCAAACCCAGAAAACACAATCTCGTTATCGTGTAATTTCATTTGATTTCGATCACACATTGACGATTGGGGTGTCCGCTATGGAACACTTCGCACTGTGTCATGGGGTAGAAGCTGCGGTAGCGGAAGCTGAAGCCGATTTCAGGTCGGGCGCTATCAATACACAACAGTTTACCGATCGCACGGCTGCATTGCTCTCGGGTGTTCAAGCAGAAACCATCGATAGCTACATGCACTCGATTCCACTGGTGAAAGAGTGTGCCGAACTCATCCAAGAGATGAAGGAGCTCGGACTCCGAGTGATTCTCAATACGATTGGATATCGGCAACTTTTAGCACCGATTGCACATAGGCTTGGTGTGGATGCATTTTCTGGGGTTGAGCTGTGCGAGGCTGACGGCGCAATCACGGGCGTTGTCGGTAAATATTTTCCGTTACACGAGAAAATCCTCTTTGCTGAACGCCATGCAGTGGAAATGGGCGGAGGGCTCAAAAATGTAATAGCGGTAGGCGACGGTTTGTCGGACCTGCCGATATTTGAAGCTGTGGGAGCATCGATAGCCTTTAACGCTGATCCAATGACAGAGGCTCAAGCTACGGCGGTGGCTCATGGCGATCACTGCGATGTATTGAGGGCTCGGTTAATTGAGTTTGTGCAGGGACAGCCGTAA
- a CDS encoding LL-diaminopimelate aminotransferase: MFDEIEFEKIKRLPKYVFAAVNELKMSQRHAGADVIDFSMGNPDGPTPQHIIDKMVESVRKPKTHGYSVSKGIYKLRLAICRWYREKYGVELDPDTEVVASMGSKEGYVNLVQAITNPGDVAMVPDPCYPIHSQAFILAGGNVHRFKLEMREDYTLDEDAFFSSIETAMRESFPRPKYLVVNFPNNPTTVTIDLPFYEKLVDVARRERFYVISDIAYAEITFDGYRTPSILQVPGAKDVAVESYTLSKTYNMAGWRVGFLVGNPKLVGALVKIKSWLDYGMFTPIQVASTVALNEDQSCVREICDIYRKRRDVLVQSFGNAGWEIEKPRASMFVWARIPEPLRELGSLEFSKKLLVEANVAVSPGIGFGTYGDEYVRIALIENEERIRQAARNIRKFLKSHGCG; encoded by the coding sequence ATGTTCGACGAAATAGAATTCGAGAAGATAAAACGGCTGCCCAAGTATGTTTTCGCGGCCGTCAACGAGCTGAAGATGTCCCAGCGCCATGCCGGGGCCGACGTGATCGATTTTTCCATGGGCAATCCTGACGGCCCTACTCCGCAGCACATCATCGACAAGATGGTCGAGAGCGTACGGAAGCCGAAGACACACGGTTATTCGGTGTCAAAGGGGATCTACAAGCTTCGGCTCGCCATATGCCGCTGGTACAGGGAAAAATACGGCGTCGAGCTCGATCCGGACACCGAGGTGGTTGCCTCGATGGGTTCCAAGGAGGGCTACGTCAATCTCGTGCAGGCGATCACCAATCCCGGCGACGTCGCCATGGTGCCCGATCCCTGCTATCCCATCCACTCGCAGGCGTTCATTCTCGCCGGCGGCAACGTGCACCGTTTCAAACTGGAGATGCGCGAGGACTACACGCTCGACGAAGACGCGTTTTTCAGCAGCATCGAAACCGCGATGCGTGAGTCGTTCCCCCGGCCGAAATACCTGGTGGTCAACTTTCCGAACAACCCGACCACGGTGACGATCGACCTTCCGTTTTACGAAAAGCTCGTCGATGTGGCCCGCAGGGAGCGTTTTTATGTCATCAGCGATATCGCGTATGCCGAAATAACCTTCGATGGATATCGCACGCCCTCTATTCTGCAGGTGCCCGGCGCGAAGGATGTGGCCGTCGAGAGCTACACGCTTTCCAAGACCTACAACATGGCCGGGTGGCGAGTTGGGTTCCTCGTGGGCAACCCGAAACTCGTGGGAGCCCTGGTGAAAATCAAGAGCTGGCTGGATTACGGCATGTTCACGCCCATACAGGTTGCCTCGACGGTCGCGCTCAACGAGGATCAGTCGTGCGTCCGCGAGATTTGCGACATCTACAGGAAGCGGCGCGACGTGCTCGTCCAGAGTTTCGGCAACGCCGGATGGGAGATCGAGAAGCCCAGGGCGTCGATGTTCGTCTGGGCGCGTATTCCCGAGCCCCTGCGGGAGCTCGGCAGCCTCGAATTCAGCAAGAAGCTGCTCGTGGAGGCCAACGTCGCGGTCAGCCCCGGCATCGGTTTCGGCACATACGGCGACGAGTACGTCCGGATCGCGCTGATCGAGAACGAGGAACGCATTCGCCAGGCGGCGAGAAACATCAGAAAATTCCTCAAGTCGCACGGCTGCGGTTGA
- a CDS encoding NAD(P)H-hydrate dehydratase, giving the protein MEPILTAKEMARADREAIERLHTGETRLMELAGREASIILARHVAGTDSGSLEGFRFLVVCGKGNNGGDGFVLARHLVNREATVDVVLLYPSETLGPLNREGLAILEAYASRLDTLTIYPSHGEALPFVAETAYDAVIDAVLGTGLRIDAGGAELRRQVKDGIELVNSIRERTDAVTVAVDLPSGLDATSGQAANPSVKADLTIAMACRKTGFYFLNGPELCGEVETAEISIPPFLVEDCACHLTDSTFASETFTLREPSSAKHTNGKVLVIAGSMSATASMTGAALLATRAAISCGAGYICASLPEGAAASLHVAAPSATVIGRDIETIREKTAWADAILVGCGLGRSPETVEWIGRLLDMPEIREKKLVLDADALYAIASAKIDLREKGFSDALLTPHAGEFARLCGQTVEEIGRNPLELVRDYSATQRVNLLLKGRPTLVASPSGDVLLNDSGTEALATAGSGDVLSGMIATLAAKGADTFSAGAAAAWFHGRAGDLARDIASLVSSEDVLRAIPEAIAEVFFAEEE; this is encoded by the coding sequence ATGGAACCGATCCTGACCGCAAAAGAGATGGCCCGGGCGGACCGGGAGGCCATCGAACGGCTGCATACCGGCGAAACCCGCCTGATGGAGCTTGCGGGCCGTGAAGCGTCGATCATCCTTGCGAGGCATGTCGCGGGAACCGACAGCGGAAGTCTCGAAGGATTCCGTTTTCTCGTCGTCTGCGGCAAGGGCAACAACGGCGGTGACGGCTTCGTGCTCGCCCGCCATCTCGTGAACCGGGAGGCGACGGTCGATGTCGTCCTGCTCTACCCTTCCGAAACCCTCGGCCCGCTCAACCGCGAAGGACTCGCCATTCTCGAAGCCTATGCCTCCCGTCTCGACACCCTGACCATCTACCCGAGCCACGGCGAAGCGCTTCCCTTCGTCGCCGAAACCGCTTACGACGCGGTGATCGACGCCGTGCTCGGCACGGGCCTCAGGATCGACGCCGGGGGCGCGGAGCTGCGCCGGCAGGTGAAGGACGGCATAGAGCTCGTCAACAGCATCCGGGAACGAACCGATGCCGTCACCGTAGCCGTTGATCTGCCGAGCGGACTCGACGCGACCTCCGGACAGGCCGCCAACCCCTCGGTCAAGGCCGACCTGACCATCGCCATGGCCTGTCGCAAGACCGGTTTTTATTTCCTGAACGGGCCGGAACTCTGCGGGGAGGTCGAAACCGCCGAGATCTCCATTCCGCCTTTCCTGGTCGAGGATTGCGCCTGTCATCTGACCGACAGCACCTTCGCGTCGGAAACCTTTACGCTCCGGGAACCGTCGAGCGCCAAGCACACCAACGGCAAAGTGCTCGTCATCGCGGGCTCCATGTCCGCCACGGCGTCCATGACCGGAGCCGCGCTGCTCGCAACCCGCGCGGCGATCTCCTGCGGCGCTGGCTACATCTGCGCTTCCCTGCCCGAGGGAGCCGCCGCGTCGCTGCACGTCGCCGCGCCCTCAGCGACGGTCATCGGCAGGGACATCGAAACCATACGGGAGAAAACCGCCTGGGCGGATGCGATCCTGGTCGGGTGCGGCCTCGGCCGCTCGCCCGAAACCGTCGAATGGATCGGCCGCCTGCTCGACATGCCCGAAATCAGGGAAAAGAAACTCGTGCTCGACGCCGACGCGCTCTACGCCATAGCCTCGGCAAAAATCGACCTTAGGGAAAAAGGGTTTTCGGATGCCCTGCTCACCCCGCACGCCGGAGAGTTCGCGCGGCTGTGCGGACAAACCGTGGAAGAGATCGGCAGGAACCCGCTCGAGCTGGTTCGCGACTACAGCGCGACGCAGCGGGTCAACCTGCTGCTCAAGGGCCGGCCGACCCTCGTCGCCTCCCCGTCGGGCGACGTGCTGCTCAACGACAGCGGCACCGAGGCACTCGCAACCGCAGGCAGCGGAGACGTGCTCTCGGGCATGATCGCCACGCTGGCCGCGAAAGGAGCCGACACCTTCAGCGCCGGGGCCGCCGCCGCCTGGTTCCACGGCCGCGCAGGAGACCTCGCCCGAGACATCGCCAGCCTCGTCTCGTCCGAGGATGTGCTCCGGGCCATCCCCGAAGCCATAGCGGAAGTATTCTTCGCCGAGGAAGAATAG
- the sbtM gene encoding thio(seleno)oxazole modification radical SAM maturase SbtM translates to MPSTLKDIFPRTLALDCVHAVLAEGDHRAVAFEADPASFPVFLAERFRESIDGIFPVDLAAIEYALYEVREDSRTISRPSGGEVINPVLRIVPVRSDAASRFKPDSRAVERRAGSFHDWVVVWRGPETGRTYVETADERMLLALKFLLEDERPKLKGRELRVVREAIDHASRKGIVLKAPYLVARELQGFPEGKNIPPRYLTASVFTLQWHITNACDLHCRHCYDREKRSPLTGQKGLAIVDDFERFCEEKNVRAHICFSGGNPFLSPHFFRLYEAVAAKGMATSILGNPVSRGELRRCTDIQPPDYFQVSLEGLEAHNDFIRGEGYFGRVLDFLDLLRENNVPSAVMLTLTRANMDQVLPLAELLRGKADQFTFNRLSQVGEGAALSLPRPEEYRRFLVEYMDAARLNPVIGLKDNLINILRLNRGVEPFGGCTGFGCGAAFNFLALLPDGEVHACRKFPSLIGTIHETGFLDLYESDAAARYRRGPESCSSCGLRPVCGGCMAVVHGMGLDPFRDKDPFCFLDEQDKG, encoded by the coding sequence ATGCCTTCAACCCTGAAAGATATATTTCCCCGGACACTCGCACTGGATTGCGTTCACGCCGTGCTGGCGGAAGGTGACCATCGTGCCGTAGCGTTCGAAGCCGATCCCGCTTCGTTTCCCGTTTTTCTCGCCGAACGCTTCCGGGAATCCATCGACGGTATTTTTCCCGTAGACCTCGCGGCGATCGAATACGCTCTATACGAGGTCAGGGAAGATAGCCGGACGATCAGCCGTCCTTCCGGCGGGGAGGTCATCAATCCCGTTTTGCGGATCGTTCCCGTCCGGAGCGATGCGGCATCCCGTTTCAAGCCGGATTCGCGAGCGGTGGAAAGACGCGCCGGTTCGTTCCATGACTGGGTCGTTGTCTGGAGAGGACCGGAAACGGGCAGAACCTACGTCGAGACCGCGGACGAGCGGATGTTGCTCGCGCTTAAATTCCTGCTCGAAGACGAGCGGCCGAAGCTGAAAGGGAGAGAGCTGAGAGTCGTCAGGGAAGCTATCGACCATGCCTCCCGCAAGGGGATCGTGCTCAAGGCGCCCTATCTCGTGGCAAGGGAGCTGCAGGGATTCCCCGAAGGAAAAAACATTCCCCCGAGGTATCTTACCGCCTCGGTTTTCACCCTGCAGTGGCACATCACCAACGCCTGCGACCTGCACTGCCGCCACTGTTACGACAGGGAGAAACGTTCTCCTCTGACCGGGCAGAAGGGGCTTGCCATCGTCGACGATTTCGAACGTTTCTGCGAAGAAAAAAACGTTCGCGCCCATATCTGCTTTTCAGGCGGCAACCCGTTTCTGTCGCCCCATTTTTTCAGGCTCTACGAAGCGGTAGCCGCAAAAGGCATGGCGACCTCCATTCTCGGCAACCCGGTGTCCCGCGGCGAGCTACGGCGATGCACGGATATCCAGCCGCCTGACTATTTCCAGGTGAGTCTCGAAGGTCTCGAGGCACACAACGATTTTATCAGGGGAGAGGGGTATTTCGGCAGGGTGCTGGATTTTCTCGATCTTCTGCGCGAAAACAACGTTCCTTCTGCGGTTATGCTGACGCTTACCCGCGCCAACATGGATCAAGTGCTTCCCCTGGCTGAACTGCTGCGCGGCAAGGCTGATCAATTTACTTTCAATCGTCTCTCACAGGTAGGGGAGGGCGCGGCGCTCAGCCTTCCCCGCCCCGAAGAGTACAGGCGTTTTCTGGTCGAGTACATGGATGCGGCTCGCCTGAACCCGGTGATCGGCCTGAAGGACAACCTGATCAATATTCTCCGCCTGAACCGGGGTGTCGAGCCGTTCGGCGGATGCACGGGTTTCGGCTGTGGAGCGGCCTTCAATTTTCTCGCACTTCTTCCGGACGGAGAGGTTCATGCCTGCCGGAAATTCCCTTCCCTTATCGGCACTATCCACGAAACGGGTTTTCTCGATCTCTACGAATCGGATGCGGCGGCCAGGTACCGCCGCGGCCCCGAGTCCTGCTCGTCTTGCGGGCTGAGGCCCGTATGCGGGGGGTGCATGGCGGTGGTGCACGGCATGGGGCTCGATCCTTTCCGGGACAAGGATCCCTTCTGCTTCCTCGATGAGCAGGACAAGGGGTAG
- a CDS encoding DUF2934 domain-containing protein gives MSDEQKNVEKDEVTQEQRKEQVRLAAYYRWKENGEPQGTDLEDWLHAESTLMAEGEEVATE, from the coding sequence ATGTCAGACGAACAGAAAAACGTTGAAAAGGACGAGGTGACGCAGGAACAGCGGAAGGAGCAGGTCAGGCTTGCGGCGTATTACCGCTGGAAAGAAAACGGCGAGCCTCAAGGTACCGACCTCGAGGACTGGCTTCATGCGGAATCAACCCTCATGGCTGAAGGAGAAGAAGTGGCTACGGAATAA
- a CDS encoding alpha/beta fold hydrolase: MPFFINENCSLFYNEKGSGQLVLILPGNTASSACHEGELEYFGKDHHTTSLDFRGTGKSQRLSSWQDDWWDKCADDAAALITHLGEKKCIVMGTSGGANIALLLAIKYPELVTGIIADSCAEFFSPTNLRKEVANRKLHTREQIEFWKYANGDDWEDVVNKDSGLLLSFADKGGDLFKGRLEDIKCPVLFTGSLKDSFITDIGEQNIHMAKQIQNSNTFLSNEGDHPFMWACPNVFRSVSCQFLKEWRKR, translated from the coding sequence ATGCCATTTTTTATAAATGAAAATTGCTCTCTCTTTTATAATGAAAAGGGTTCTGGGCAGCTCGTATTGATACTTCCCGGAAACACAGCCTCTTCTGCATGCCATGAGGGAGAGCTGGAGTACTTTGGAAAAGATCATCATACAACATCCTTGGATTTTCGAGGCACAGGCAAGTCGCAACGTTTATCGTCATGGCAGGATGATTGGTGGGATAAGTGCGCCGATGATGCCGCAGCTCTCATAACTCATTTAGGCGAGAAAAAATGCATCGTCATGGGAACAAGTGGCGGAGCCAATATAGCATTGCTTCTCGCAATAAAATATCCTGAACTAGTTACCGGAATCATTGCCGATAGTTGTGCAGAATTCTTTTCACCGACAAATTTGCGCAAGGAAGTAGCGAACCGAAAACTGCATACCAGAGAGCAGATAGAATTCTGGAAATATGCAAATGGCGATGACTGGGAAGACGTTGTGAACAAAGACAGCGGGCTATTGTTGAGTTTTGCGGATAAAGGCGGTGATCTTTTCAAGGGAAGGCTTGAAGATATAAAGTGCCCTGTTCTCTTTACCGGCAGCTTAAAAGATTCTTTTATTACTGATATAGGCGAGCAGAACATTCATATGGCCAAACAAATTCAAAATAGCAATACCTTCTTAAGCAATGAGGGTGATCATCCTTTTATGTGGGCTTGTCCCAATGTATTTCGATCTGTGTCGTGCCAGTTTCTAAAAGAATGGCGCAAGCGATAG
- the purL gene encoding phosphoribosylformylglycinamidine synthase subunit PurL, with translation MTHSEPQVTLELAREHGLNEEEYLKILDILGRVPSFTELGIFSVMWSEHCSYKNSIAVLKTLPREGEALLTSAGEENAGLVDIGDNLAVAFKIESHNHPSAVEPYQGAATGVGGIHRDIFTMGARPVAALNSLRFGSPADPRVRYLVDGVVRGIGDYGNSFGVPTVGGEIYFEDCYTGNPLVNAMSVGLVEHDKTVSATAEGEGNPVLIVGSSTGRDGIHGATFASEDLSEASEDKRPSVQVGDPFAEKLLLEATLEAIETGHVVGLQDMGAAGITSSTSEMSARGIEKNGTGGIEIDLDLVPMREKDMSAYEIMLSESQERMLIVAAKGREQEIIDVYDKWDVNAVVIGRVTADGFLRVRRQGAVVAEIPAESLVLGGGAPVYVREAVEKKPDSPPSELSPDSSLDLRAVALRLLSRPNIASKQWVYQQYDSMVQTNTVTAAGQSDAAVVRIKGSKKALAMKTDCNARYVYLNPKVGGMIAVAECARNIACSGARPLAVTNCLNFGNPYKPEVYFQFKTSVEGMGEACRAFNTPVTGGNVSFYNESSLTGTAVYPSPVIGMIGLLDDIDRLTGSTFSKPGDAILLLGDPELTLEGSEYLVMQYGTPGSDAPTFDLEQERRLQELLVDLAASGMLRSAHDISDGGLFTALVEKAVMDRTNPLGFAVDLESDGRNDSVIQTLLFSEAQGRVLVSLGAENAAKVIEMAKKQGIEAKVIGQVREDGASIEVDGAEIFSFTTNELSKAYHDALEEALHLDEVEIV, from the coding sequence ATGACCCATTCAGAACCTCAGGTAACGCTTGAACTGGCAAGAGAACACGGCCTGAACGAAGAGGAATACCTGAAAATCCTCGATATCCTCGGCCGCGTCCCTTCGTTCACCGAGCTGGGAATCTTTTCCGTGATGTGGTCCGAACACTGCAGCTACAAAAACTCCATCGCCGTGCTCAAGACGCTGCCCCGTGAAGGGGAAGCGCTGCTGACGAGCGCGGGCGAGGAAAACGCCGGTCTTGTCGATATCGGCGACAACCTCGCCGTGGCGTTCAAGATCGAGTCACACAACCACCCTTCGGCCGTCGAACCCTATCAGGGAGCGGCTACGGGAGTCGGGGGCATCCACCGCGATATTTTCACCATGGGGGCCCGGCCGGTCGCGGCCCTGAACTCGCTGCGTTTCGGCTCACCCGCCGATCCCAGGGTGCGTTACCTGGTCGACGGCGTCGTCAGGGGCATCGGCGACTACGGCAACTCCTTCGGCGTGCCGACTGTGGGCGGCGAAATCTATTTCGAAGACTGCTACACCGGCAATCCCCTGGTGAACGCCATGTCCGTGGGCCTCGTCGAACACGACAAAACCGTGAGCGCCACCGCCGAAGGCGAAGGCAACCCGGTGCTCATCGTCGGCTCGTCCACGGGACGCGACGGCATTCACGGAGCCACCTTCGCCTCCGAGGATCTCAGCGAAGCCTCGGAAGACAAGCGCCCGAGCGTGCAGGTCGGTGACCCGTTCGCCGAGAAGCTCTTGCTCGAAGCCACCCTTGAAGCCATCGAAACCGGCCATGTCGTGGGACTTCAGGACATGGGAGCGGCCGGCATCACCAGCTCGACCTCGGAGATGAGCGCGCGCGGCATCGAGAAAAACGGCACCGGCGGCATCGAGATCGATCTCGACCTGGTGCCGATGCGCGAGAAAGACATGAGCGCCTACGAGATCATGCTCTCGGAATCTCAGGAGAGAATGCTGATCGTTGCGGCGAAAGGCCGCGAACAGGAAATCATCGACGTCTACGACAAGTGGGACGTCAACGCTGTCGTCATCGGCAGGGTCACGGCCGACGGCTTTCTGCGGGTAAGGCGGCAGGGGGCCGTCGTCGCGGAAATTCCGGCTGAATCGCTTGTGCTCGGAGGCGGCGCACCGGTCTACGTCAGGGAGGCCGTGGAAAAGAAACCCGACAGCCCGCCCAGCGAACTCTCGCCCGACAGCTCTCTCGACCTTCGCGCCGTGGCGCTGCGGCTCCTGTCAAGACCCAACATCGCGAGCAAACAGTGGGTCTACCAGCAGTACGACTCCATGGTGCAGACGAACACGGTCACCGCCGCCGGCCAGAGCGATGCCGCGGTCGTCCGCATCAAGGGGTCGAAAAAAGCCCTTGCCATGAAAACCGACTGCAACGCCCGCTACGTCTACCTCAACCCGAAGGTCGGGGGTATGATCGCCGTCGCGGAATGCGCGAGAAACATCGCCTGCTCGGGAGCCCGGCCGCTGGCCGTCACCAATTGCCTGAATTTCGGTAATCCCTACAAACCGGAGGTCTATTTTCAGTTCAAGACCTCGGTCGAGGGCATGGGCGAAGCCTGCAGGGCGTTCAACACGCCGGTCACCGGGGGCAATGTCAGTTTCTACAACGAATCATCCCTTACCGGCACGGCCGTCTACCCGTCGCCGGTCATCGGCATGATCGGACTGCTCGACGACATCGACCGCCTTACCGGTTCCACTTTCTCAAAACCCGGTGACGCCATCCTGCTGCTCGGCGATCCCGAGTTGACCCTGGAAGGCTCCGAATACCTCGTCATGCAATACGGCACTCCCGGCAGCGACGCGCCCACCTTCGACCTTGAGCAGGAACGGCGGTTGCAGGAACTGCTGGTGGATCTGGCCGCATCCGGCATGCTCCGTTCGGCCCACGACATCTCGGACGGGGGCCTGTTCACCGCCCTGGTCGAAAAAGCCGTCATGGACCGCACAAACCCGCTCGGATTCGCGGTCGATCTGGAGTCCGACGGCCGGAACGACTCGGTCATCCAGACCCTGCTCTTTTCGGAAGCGCAGGGCCGCGTGCTTGTCAGCCTCGGAGCGGAAAATGCCGCAAAAGTGATCGAAATGGCAAAGAAACAGGGCATCGAGGCGAAAGTCATAGGCCAGGTGCGCGAGGATGGCGCGTCAATCGAGGTAGACGGCGCGGAAATTTTCTCGTTCACGACGAATGAACTCTCGAAGGCATATCACGACGCCCTGGAAGAAGCACTGCACCTCGACGAAGTCGAAATCGTCTGA